In uncultured Bacteroides sp., the following proteins share a genomic window:
- a CDS encoding M23 family metallopeptidase, translating to MKRYIIALMLLSGTSLSAQETKKAEFVAPLNSPLILSGNFGELRANHFHGGLDFRTQGKTGLPVYSIADGYISKIDVSIGSGYMLHVRHKNGYTSIYRHMLGFVRTIGDYAEKYQYQHELDEVSIDLSPNDFPVKAGQQIGWSGNEGYSFGPHLHLDILDTQSGDNVDPLQFLVGLIKDTKAPRAESIMLFPQRGKGVVNGSQSNQSILPYGKRTIEAWGEIGVGIRAHDYMDNVLRHYGVHSITLYVNGKQICNSEMDQIATYENRMVYSLTYAGYIKSFRDPGNTLRFLHTGDDRGIVTINQERDYNFLYVLKDVYGNTSRCEFTVRGRKQNIPEWNPKSKDILKWNELNILKKPGVQLIVPAGMVYQDEAVNFETYDVPGAISLDCKLHNVALPLLAPCELQIGVRNMVTQDTKKYYIAQKIGNRFKSVGGTYSNGYVCADIKELGTYLVKADTIRPRISPVGKSFWGKTGIVSFSIGDNESGVKYYKGRIDGKFALFHFRLMSSRLSCRLDSRKVQKGIQHNVELLVIDNCGNASVYRDTFKW from the coding sequence ATGAAAAGATATATTATTGCCCTGATGCTTTTAAGCGGAACTTCGCTTTCAGCACAGGAAACAAAGAAGGCTGAATTTGTGGCACCACTGAACTCTCCACTTATACTTAGTGGTAACTTTGGAGAGTTAAGAGCCAATCATTTTCACGGTGGCCTTGATTTCAGGACACAAGGAAAAACAGGATTGCCTGTTTATAGTATTGCAGATGGATACATATCTAAAATAGATGTATCAATAGGATCGGGATATATGCTTCATGTGAGACATAAGAATGGTTACACCTCTATTTATCGTCACATGCTAGGCTTTGTACGCACTATTGGTGATTATGCGGAAAAGTATCAGTACCAGCATGAATTGGATGAAGTGAGCATTGATCTTTCTCCCAATGATTTTCCTGTGAAAGCAGGTCAGCAAATAGGGTGGAGCGGCAATGAAGGATATTCTTTTGGCCCGCACTTACACTTGGATATTCTTGATACACAATCAGGAGATAATGTAGATCCTCTTCAATTCCTGGTTGGTTTGATAAAAGACACAAAAGCTCCACGAGCTGAGTCTATCATGTTATTTCCGCAAAGAGGAAAAGGAGTTGTCAATGGATCACAATCCAATCAGTCAATTCTTCCTTATGGAAAACGGACTATTGAAGCATGGGGAGAGATTGGTGTTGGAATCAGAGCACACGACTATATGGACAATGTGCTAAGACATTACGGGGTTCATTCAATAACATTGTATGTGAATGGAAAGCAAATCTGCAACAGTGAAATGGATCAGATTGCCACTTATGAAAACAGAATGGTCTATTCGTTGACATATGCAGGATATATCAAATCTTTCCGTGATCCCGGTAACACTCTTCGGTTTCTGCATACTGGCGATGATCGAGGTATTGTTACTATAAATCAGGAACGCGATTATAACTTCCTTTATGTATTGAAGGATGTTTACGGAAATACATCCCGTTGTGAATTTACTGTTCGCGGACGAAAGCAGAATATACCAGAATGGAATCCAAAGAGTAAGGATATTCTGAAATGGAACGAGTTGAATATTCTGAAGAAACCCGGTGTTCAGTTAATAGTGCCTGCAGGGATGGTGTATCAGGATGAAGCTGTCAACTTCGAAACATATGATGTTCCTGGTGCAATTTCTCTGGATTGTAAATTGCACAACGTTGCATTGCCTCTGCTTGCACCCTGTGAATTACAAATTGGTGTTCGGAACATGGTTACGCAGGATACAAAGAAATATTATATTGCTCAGAAAATAGGTAATAGATTCAAGTCTGTAGGAGGAACATATTCCAACGGATATGTTTGTGCAGATATTAAGGAACTAGGCACATATTTAGTTAAGGCCGATACAATTCGTCCAAGAATATCTCCGGTAGGAAAGAGTTTTTGGGGGAAAACCGGAATAGTCTCTTTTTCAATTGGCGATAATGAATCGGGGGTTAAATATTATAAGGGGAGAATTGATGGAAAGTTTGCTCTTTTCCATTTCAGATTGATGAGTTCCCGACTGAGTTGCAGACTAGATTCCAGAAAGGTTCAAAAAGGAATTCAGCACAATGTGGAATTACTTGTCATTGATAATTGCGGTAATGCTTCCGTTTATCGCGACACTTTTAAGTGGTAA
- a CDS encoding TIGR01777 family oxidoreductase, producing MKVAITGSTGFIGKHLTAFLKNKGVEVQAIMREHFLPDQKLKLISLLNGCDAVINLAGASINCRWTKANKQIIKDSRVKTTRILVQAINELATKPEVLLSISAVGIYTNKEVWSERSGTYDKSFLANVCLEWEAEAKKVSSDVRLVIPRLGVVLGKDGGAFPKMFLPFRLFAGGRIASGNQGFSWIHIDDLLNIFWTVINTKKIKGIIHCTAPQMCDNILFTYTLANIIHRPALFHIPSFIFKMIYGESASLITNGQKVFPYKLLNYGYLFQYPEIKTALKNLCY from the coding sequence ATGAAGGTTGCAATTACAGGAAGCACAGGTTTTATAGGAAAGCATCTTACAGCTTTCTTAAAAAATAAAGGTGTAGAAGTTCAGGCCATTATGAGAGAGCATTTTCTTCCTGATCAGAAACTGAAGTTAATTTCTCTTTTAAATGGTTGTGATGCTGTTATTAATCTGGCAGGTGCTTCTATTAATTGCCGTTGGACAAAGGCTAATAAACAGATAATAAAAGATAGCCGGGTTAAAACAACCCGGATTCTGGTGCAGGCTATCAATGAACTGGCTACTAAACCAGAGGTATTGTTGTCTATTTCTGCTGTTGGCATATACACAAACAAGGAAGTGTGGAGCGAAAGATCGGGAACATACGACAAAAGCTTTTTAGCTAATGTTTGTCTGGAATGGGAAGCCGAAGCAAAGAAAGTATCATCTGATGTACGTTTAGTTATTCCCCGGCTTGGAGTTGTGTTGGGTAAAGACGGAGGAGCTTTTCCTAAAATGTTTCTTCCATTCCGTCTCTTTGCAGGAGGAAGAATTGCATCCGGGAATCAAGGCTTTTCATGGATACATATAGATGATTTGCTGAATATATTCTGGACAGTAATCAACACGAAGAAAATAAAAGGAATTATTCATTGCACGGCTCCTCAGATGTGTGATAATATTCTATTCACTTATACTTTAGCAAATATTATTCATCGGCCGGCCCTCTTTCATATTCCGTCTTTCATATTTAAAATGATATATGGAGAAAGTGCCTCTTTAATCACGAATGGACAAAAAGTATTTCCTTATAAATTGCTGAATTATGGATACTTATTTCAATATCCTGAAATAAAAACAGCACTTAAGAACCTTTGCTATTAA